From a region of the Salvelinus fontinalis isolate EN_2023a chromosome 13, ASM2944872v1, whole genome shotgun sequence genome:
- the LOC129867926 gene encoding thy-1 membrane glycoprotein-like has product MRSLLICGVVLGVLWNVVHCELVSVCEEEDGDLRVDCRVEPRANQINSYEFSVSTGTVETVVNTNVSGSAPDVRYRDRSYVEQLEPYGYRLTLNADTHTHTLTNTHTHTTFICKISKNIASVIIEKNDLLPCSADRVLVQSCCWLLGVLLSLWGPQ; this is encoded by the exons ATGAGGTCTCTGTTGATCTGTGGAGTAGTTCTAGGAG tgctGTGGAATGTGGTCCATTGTGAGCTGGTCTCAGTgtgtgaggaagaggatggagatcTGAGAGTAGACTGTCGTGTGGAACCcag AGCCAATCAGATCAACAGTTATGAGTTCTCCGTGTCAACGGGAACCGTGGAGACTGTCGTCAACACCAACGTGTCTGGCTCCGCCCCTGATGTGCGTTACCGTGACCGTAGCTACGTGGAACAACTGGAGCCCTACGGATACCGGCTGACGCTGAacgcagacacccacacacacacactcaccaacacacacacacacacaaccttcatTTGCAAGATTTCCAAGAACATCGCCTCTGTCATCATAGAAAAaa ATGACTTGTTGCCGTGTTCAGCTGACAGGGTGCTGGTCCAGAGCTGTTGCTGGCTGCTGGGTGTACTGCTGTCTCTCTGGGGCCCCCaatga